The Arachis hypogaea cultivar Tifrunner chromosome 14, arahy.Tifrunner.gnm2.J5K5, whole genome shotgun sequence genome has a segment encoding these proteins:
- the LOC112743743 gene encoding argininosuccinate synthase, chloroplastic, with amino-acid sequence MAQLKAFSFSSTLSSPSFQSSRTEQLLHQPSHFLKAARSSSLKKWGPRTSVGASKLQVIKAVLQSETKTGISEMEKGSGLRGKLNKVVLAYSGGLDTSVIVPWLRENYGCEVVCFTADVGQGLQELEGLEAKAKASGASQLVVKDLKEEFVRDYIFPCLRAGAVYERKYLLGTSMARPVIAKAMVDVAKEVGADAVSHGCTGKGNDQVRFELTFFALNPKLNVVAPWREWDITGREDAIEYAKKHNVPVPVTKKSIYSRDRNLWHLSHEGDILEDPANEPKKDMYMMSVAPEDAPNQPEYVEIGIESGLPVSVNGKKLSPSTLLAELNEIGGKHGIGRIDMVENRLVGMKSRGVYETPGGTILFTAVRELESLTLDRETIQVKDSLALKYAELVYAGRWFDPLRESMDAFMQNITKTTTGSVTLKLYKGSVAVTGRKSPYSLYRQDISSFESGQIYDQADAAGFIRLYGLPMRVRAMLEQGI; translated from the exons ATGGCTCAGCTGAAGGCATTCTCATTTTCCTCTacactctcttctccttcttttcaATCATCCAGAACCG AGCAGCTACTGCATCAACccagtcatttcttgaaggctgcAAGGTCATCATCACTTAAAAAG TGGGGGCCAAGAACAAGTGTTGGTGCCAGTAAACTTCAAG TTATAAAAGCGGTGCTACAAAGTGAGACAAAGACGGGAATTTCTGAAATGGAGAAGGGAAGTGGCCTACGTGGAAAATTGAATAAGGTTGTCCTGGCTTACAGTGGTGGCTTGGACACATCAGTCATTGTTCCATGGCTGAG AGAGAATTATGGATGTGAAGTTGTTTGCTTCACTGCTGATGTTGGCCAA GGTTTACAAGAATTGGAAGGTTTAGAAGCAAAAGCCAAAGCCAGTGGAGCTTCTCAATTAGTGGTAAAGGATTTGAAGGAGGAATTTGTTAGAGATTATATATTCCCTTGCCTACGAGCTGGTGCAGTTTATGAGAGGAAGTATTTGCTTGGGACCTCAATGGCTCGCCCTGTTATCGCAAAA GCCATGGTTGATGTTGCAAAAGAAGTTGGAGCTGATGCTGTCTCCCATGGGTGTACAGGAAAAGGAAATGATCAG GTTCGATTTGAGCTTACTTTCTTTGCACTGAACCCCAAGCTGAATGTGGTGGCTCCATGGAGGGAGTGGGATATTACAGGGAGAGAAGATGCTATTGAGTATGCCAAAAAGCATAACGTTCCAGTTCCTGTGACAAAGAAATCCATCTATAGCAGGGATCGGAACCTCTGGCACCTTAGtcatgag GGTGATATTTTGGAAGACCCAGCTAACGAGCCTAAAAAGGATATGTACATGATGTCCGTAGCTCCAGAGGATGCTCCAAATCAACCAGA ATATGTGGAAATTGGGATAGAGTCAGGACTACCTGTTTCAGTAAATGGGAAGAAACTTTCACCATCAACTTTGCTTGCTGAGCTCAACGAGATTGGTGGAAAGCATGGAATTGGCCGAATTGACATGGTTGAGAATCGGCTTGTAGGTATGAAGAGTCGCGGAGTTTATGAAACTCCTGGTGGAACCATCCTATTCACTGCAGTACGTGAGTTGGAGTCTTTGACACTTGATCGAGAAACAATTCAAGTCAAAGATTCTTTGGCCCTTAAGTATGCAGAGTTGGTGTATGCCGGTAGATGGTTTGATCCGCTTCGTGAGTCCATGGATGCCTTCATGCAGAACATAACCAAGACCACAACAGGTTCTGTGACTCTGAAATTGTACAAGGGCTCTGTTGCCGTAACTGGCCGGAAGAGTCCCTACAGCTTGTATAGGCAAGACATTTCATCATTCGAGAGTGGGCAGATATATGATCAAGCCGATGCTGCTGGGTTCATCCGGCTTTATGGTCTTCCAATGAGGGTGCGAGCAATGCTTGAGCAGGGCATCTGA
- the LOC112742957 gene encoding uncharacterized protein, with protein MVAKSVKVIAQTDVVKYMLSFPMLRGRLEKWMLALTEFDLQYVPAKAVKRQVIADFFVDNSKGLNDQGANIIDVEVNYSKLYFDGSKHKDSAGVGNLIISPEGVPLEFLFELKYPCSNNVAEYEALILGLEILIDKGALEVQILGDSQLVLKQLSKEFKCNNEMLQKYLVTAWEMLTSFQKVSLVHIPRIHNEIGNELAQIASRYRVSPETIRKFSSIHQILVPASEREVLCMNEWEDSDWRNLIAQYLKDPNTAVDRKVKLRAMNFVLLADELYKKGIDGSLSRCLGREDQNIALGEVHNRICGAHQAGRKMRWVLYRNHIYWPSMIKDYIDYAKACQECQKHGSIQQIPAAELHSIIKPWPFRGWALDLIGLIHPPSSRQHKFILVAIDYFTKWVEAIPLVEAGQNKIIDFIEENIIHRFGIPQTLSTNQVTMFTGQRIKNFAASKNINMVTSTPYYAQANGQVEAANKILIGLIKKHIGNRPRTWHETLSQVLWAYQNLPRGSTGTSPYKLVYGHDVVLPLKINLNTLRVSKQNDLPIDDY; from the coding sequence ATGGTGGCTAAGTCGGTAAAGGTGATAGCGCAGACTGATGTTGTTAAGTATATGCTTAGTTTCCCTATGTTAAGGGGGCGTTTGGAAAAATGGATGTTAGCATTAACAGAATTCGATTTGCAATATGTCCCAGCGAAAGCTGTTAAAAGACAGGTCATTGCAGACTTTTTTGTGGATAATTCAAAAGGTCTGAATGACCAGGGGGCAAATATTATTGATGTAGAGGTCAATTATTCGAAATTATATTTTGATGGATCTAAGCACAAAGATAGTGCAGGGGTTGGAAACCTCATTATTTCACCTGAGGGTGTTCCATTAGaatttttgtttgaattaaaGTATCCTTGCTCTAATAATGTCGCTGAATATGAGGCTTTAATTTTAGGTCTCGAAATTTTAATTGACAAAGGAGCTTTAGAGGTTCAAATTCTAGGAGATTCACAATTGGTTTTAAAGCAGTTATCAAAGGAGTTTAAATGTAACAATGAAATGTTACAGAAATATTTAGTAACTGCTTGGGAGATGTTAACTTCTTTTCAGAAGGTTTCTTTGGTACATATCcctagaattcataatgaaattgGTAATGAATTGGCCCAAATTGCTTCAAGATATCGGGTTAGCCCAGAAACTATTAGAAAATTTTCTAGTATCCATCAAATTTTAGTGCCAGCAAGTGAAAGAGAAGTGTTGTGTATGAATGAATGGGAGGATTCTGATTGGAGAAATCTTATTGCTCAGTATTTGAAAGATCCCAATACTGCAGTTGATAGAAAGGTAAAGTTACGAGCAATGAACTTTGTTTTATTGGCTGATGAGTTGTATAAAAAGGGGATTGATGGAAGTTTGTCAAGATGTTTAGGTCGAGAAGATCAGAATATTGCTCTGGGCGAGGTTCATAATAGAATTTGTGGTGCTCATCAGGCAGGAAGAAAAATGAGATGGGTGTTATATCGAAATCATATATATTGGCCGTCTATGATAAAAGATTATATTGATTATGCAAAAGCATGTCAAGAATGTCAGAAACATGGCTCGATACAACAAATTCCAGCAGCTGAGTTACATTCGATAATAAAGCCatggccatttagaggttgggctttGGATCTAATTGGCTTGATTCATCCTCCTTCATCAAGACAACACAAGTTTATCTTAGTGGCTATTGATTATTTTACGAAGTGGGTTGAGGCTATTCCGTTAGTAGAAGCTGGGCAAAATAAGATAATTGACTTTATTGAAGAAAATATTATCCATCGATTTGGAATTCCTCAGACATTAAGTACTAACCAAGTAACTATGTTTACTGGTCAAAGAATTAAAAACTTTGCAGCTTCGAAAAATATTAATATGGTCACTTCGACTCCTTATTATGCACAAGCTAATGGCCAAGTTGAAGCAGCAAACAAGATATTGATAGGCTTGATTAAAAAGCATATTGGGAATAGGCCTCGAACATGGCATGAGACTTTAAGTCAAGTGTTATGGGCTTATCAAAATTTACCAAGAGGTTCGACAGGAACCTCACCTTATAAATTGGTGTATGGCCATGATGTAGTATTaccattgaaaattaatttgaatacctTGAGGGTATCGAAACAGAACGATTTGCCGATCGATGATTATTAG